In Hyalangium minutum, the sequence GAGGGGATCTGCCGCCCTCGGGCGTCGTGTACCCGGCCTCGGCCGAGCACGTGCAGGCCGTGGTCCGGCTGGCCAACACGCACGGGGTGACGCTGTGGCCCTCGAGCACCGGCGAGAACCGAGGGCTCGGCTTCAAGTCACCGGTACGCCCGGGGCAAGTGGTGGTGGACCTGGGCCGACGCATGAACCGCATCGTCGAGATCGATGAGACGCTCGCCTATGCCGTCGTGGAGCCCGGCGTCACCTACGCGCAGCTGTACGCGGAGCTGGGCCGGCGCGGCCACAAGCTGATGATGGACACGACCTCGGGGCCACCGGATGGAGGCATCCTCGGCAATACGCTCGACAAGGGCGCCGGGTACACGCCGTACTTCGATCACTTCGGCATGAGCTGTGGCTACGAGGTGGTGCTGCCCACCGGTGAGCTGCTGCGCACCTCGGATGGAGGGCTTCCGGGCTCGAAGACGCAGCACCTCTCCAAGTATGGGTACGGGCCGTTCCTCGATGGGCTCTTCGTTCAGTCGAACCTCGGCATCGTCACGCGCATGGGCGTGTGGTTGATGCCCCGGCCGCCGGTGATCCGTTCCTTCTTCTTCTCGTTCCCGGACGATGAGGATCTCGGCGACATCATTGAGCTGGTGCGCCCGCTGAAGATGAACAACGTGGTGCCCACGCTCATCAAGGTGACGAGCGACGTCTACGCATTTGGCACCGAGGAGTCCTATCCCTTCGAGAAGACGGCAGGGAAGACGCCGCTGCCCTTTGAGGTCCGCAAGGAGCTGAGGGAGAAGTACGGCCTGGGGTCCTGGCTCGTGTCGGGCGCGTTCTATGGACCCTCGGAGGAGGCCGTGCAGCCGCTGATCGAGCGGATGCAGGCCCACTTCATGAAGTCCGGCAAGGCTCGCTACATCTCTCACGCCGAGGCGGAGCAGAGCCGGGTCCTGAAGATCCACATCTCCACGTTCAGTGGGCAGCCCACGGCGGATGAGCAGGGGCTGCTGTGGTGGCGGCCAGGAGGTGGGGCCACGTGGTTCCTGCCCGCTACGCCCATGGTGGGGAAGATCGCCAGCGAGCACCAGGCGCTCTCCCGGCGCATCCTCTCCGAGCACGGCTTCGAGCTCGCCGTTGAGTATGTGTGCGGCCCTCGCATGAGCCGCGCCCTGCACATCCTCCTCTATAACCGCCAGGAAGCCGAGGAGCGGCAGCGGGCGGCGCGGTGCTTCCTCGCTCTGCTCAAGGCCTACGCCGAGGCGGGCATCATGGTCTCCCGGGCCCCGCTGGATGTGCAGCAGGAGGTGATGGGGCTCCTCGAGACGACGCCCGAGGTGCTCTCGCGCCTCAAGCGCGCCCTGGACCCGGCGGGCATCCTGGCCCCCGGCAAGTACGGAATCGAATGAGAGAGTAGGAGGCCTATGTTGTTGACTGGCCTTTCATGAGGCGAAGCATAATCCTTGTCGCACGCACAGTGTCTCCAGCAAAAAGCACACAGGAGCTGTTTATGGTAGATGACAAAGAGCCACTAGCTCTCAAATATTTCCGCATCGTTGGTCTTCATGGGAAAAGAACTTTCAAGATTCCCTTTGATGGAAAGAGACTCGTTCTCGTCGGGGAAAATGGAACCGGTAAAAGCACAGTCGTCTCCATGATTTATTACGCATTAACCCGACAGTGGGAGCGCTTAGACGATTACGAATTCAAAGCCATCCAAATCGGCTTCTCCGGAGAAGAGATAGAAATAGCGAAAGCAGATTTGCCAGAACTTCATCGTGGCACGTCTCGCGAGCGTGGTCCCTTTTCCTCTGGGATGTATCGCATAGCCGAAAAATACGTGTCCCGTCACCTAAAGAATGTGATCAGCAGGGATCAAGTCGACAAGGATGCCCTTGCAAGAGAATTGTCAGAAGTCATGGGAATCTCCATGAGAATGGCTGTTATGCTTGTGTGGGATGTGGTGGGTGGAACAGGAGTTGAAAACCCTGCAGCATCAGTTAACGCCAAGCTCTTAGAGCTCTTTAATACGACAGTCCTTTTTTTGCCAACCTACCGGCGCATAGAGAGAGACCTTAAAGCTATATTCCCAAATCTGGAAAAGCATATCGAAGAGTTTAGGCAGTCGCACAGCCGCCGAAAAGACACTCGCGAGTACATCGAACTGGTCGAGTTCGGAATGCATGACATCGACATCGCGTTCGGCGAAACCATGTCCCAGCTCAAAGAAGATTTGAGAAAAGGTTTAGATGCATTGACCGGAGAGTATCTAAGAGATGCTCTCAAGAAGGGATACGACGCTGCGGATGTCTCTTTGATTAGGGAGTTGGATGAACCTACACTCAATAGCATCCTTGGGCGAATTGATGAGAAGTTTCTCCCGTCTGCCGACAAGGAAAGCCTTAAGAAGCGGATCTCGTCAATAAGAACAGCTGAGCGTGTTCAGTATGACGATCGTGTTGTTGCGCACTTCTTCGGGAAACTTATCGCTCTCCATAAAAGACAGGCCGACAAAGAGAGTTCTGTTAGAGCCTTTGTCGATATCAGCAATAAATACCTGGAAAACAAGAGGGTAGAGTTCGACAATGGCAACTTCACAATCAAGATAGTACCAATTGACGACTCCGGTCACGTCAATGGCGAACCACTCCCTCCGAAGATGTTGTCCTCTGGGGAAAAGCAGATAGTCTCACTTTTTACTCACCTGTTCTTGACTAGTAATGAAGGCTTCTTTGTAATTATAGATGAGCCGGAACTGTCGCTGTCAGTCCCGTGGCAAGAGAGGTTCTTGCCGGATATCTGGGGAAGTGGCCGCTGCAAGGGATTGCTCGCCGTGACACATTCACCCTTCATCTACAGTAACTACGAGATGAAGGATGCTGCGCACGCCTTGATGGAGTTTGTGGAGGGTTAGCAATGACTTTCCCCGATCAACTTCAACAATCCATGCAGCGCAGTGTTGTGATTCTCCATCGGTTTCTCCTTAATGTTGGTAAGCTGCGCTCAGGTGTGCATGCGTTTTTCGAGGGCAAGACGGACGATTCGTTCTATGGAACTGCCATTCGTAGCCACCTAGATCCAGATCGTAAGTACGCCACGTATCACTGTGGGAGCAAACGTCGCGTGCATGATGTGCGCAAGGAAATCAATGGCCGCGTCCCAAGAGGAAGCGTAGCGCTGTTTTTTACCGATCGCGACTTGGATCGCTTGATTCCAGTTGTGTATGACTCTTTTGATGATGTGTATGTTACCGATTTCTACTCGGTGGAAAATCATCTTGTTTCTGAAGAGATGCTTGAATGTGTATGGGGCCAAGTATTCCGGCAGGAACTCGATCCAGCCTCAATGACTCCAGTGATGGAGAAGTTCAGAGAAGGCATGGCGAAGTATTGTTCGACTATGCGGTATGTCATGGCATGGGTGGTGGTCCAGAGAAGAGCGGGAACAAAGCTCAATCTTGATGACAAGGTAAGCCTGCATGAACTATTCGAAGTAGGCGAGGACCTTGTTGCAAGCACGAAGATCGCTGATGGAGACGTATACAAAGCCTTGGATAGCATGGCTAGGTGCGTTACCAATGAAGAACAGAAAGCCCAGGCGGACGCTCTTGCAGCACAATTCGTAAATGAGTTTCCCAAGAATTTTGTTAGGGGTAGGTTTGAGCTTTGGTTTTTTATGGAGTTTCTGAAGTCGTTGCGAAAGTGGAGTGAACGACAAGGATATCGCGTCCAGGCCAAGGTTGAACTTGGCTTGGCAAATGCCCTTGATGTCTTAGGTCCACGAGTACGATTGCCAATATCGCTAGCAACATTTCTTCGGAGGCATCTCGGCAAAGCAGAATTGCCAGGGGCCGTTTAAAGCCATTCTCCTCGTCGAGTGACAAAGACGAACAGATGCCCGGAGTAGACGTCCTCTGCAAAGCTGGAGCGCACCAGCGCCATCAGCCCGTCGATGGATTCACGCATGTCCACCGGTTCGGTGGCCAACACAATGCGCACCGCCGAGGGCAGTGTCAGCACGAGGGGCACTCCAGCGCCGCCATCAGCCGCGCCATATAGGAAACGTCGGTGCCCATCGCGAAGCTCACGCGCACGCCCCTGGCGGTGAGCACCTCCATCTTCCCCGCGCTGCTCATGGCCGGCGCGGCCACCTCCACCGGCAGCAGGCGCACAGGCGGTGCACTGGGCGCGGCCACTTGGCGCCTCCGCCGGTAAACCCACGACTGCACGGTACTCAGCGGCAGCCCTTGCTGCTGGGCGAACTGCTTCTGCGTCAGTCCGCTCTGCTCAAACTGCTCGGCGATGCGGACCCACTGCGGCTTGTCGGCTGGCTTGGTCATGGGTCCAGGGGTGTCCCACCTCGCTCAACTCAACAAGGTCTCTCAGCACGTCGTCCGCCGGACGGATACGAAGCTCACGCCACCGTGGAAAGTACCTAGGAGCGCGACGGCCCCTCGAGATAGGGGGGCCCGCTCGGGTTCCTCCGGGCGCGACTGCGCCGAGGGTAAGGGATTCACTCGCAGCGTGCGTCCAGGGTTGGACCACCCTCGGAGGAGGCAGATCCTTGCCTAAGCTCCCAACCCATGGGGTAGTATGGTATCGACACAACCCACTACACCCCATCCGGAGGAGGACTCCTCCGCGGAAACAGGAGCTGTCATGCCCCTCAACGACGAGCGGGACTATTACGAGCGCATCTACAAAGTCGTGAACCAGATCCCCAAAGGCATGGTCGCCACCTATGGAGACGTGGCCGCCATCGTCGGAGACGGCTGTGACGGGCGCATCGTGGGCCATGCCCTCGGGGCGCTTGGGCCCCGGTCGGTCCAGGTGGCCTGGCAACGGGTCATCGGACGCAACGGCCGCATCACCACCTCCGGCCTGCACCAGCCCGACAAGCTGACCGCCGAGGGGGTCCAGTTCGATGAGCGCGGCTATGTGGTCATGGAGCGCTGCCACTGGGCCGGCCCGAGCGCCGAGTGGGCCCAGGCCCACGGCTTTCAGCAGCTTCCCAAGGGAGGCGCGGCCGAGGACGCCCCCGACAGTCAGCTCAGCCTCTTCTAAGGCCGAAAACCGAGGCTCCCACGGCCCCGGTCGTGGGATTCTCGCGGCATGACCGAGATCGAGACCCTCGAAGCCTTCGAGCGTCACCTGCGCAGCGGCAGTCCCTTCCGCAACGTGGTCATCCAGGGGCTGGACCTGCGGGGCTTCACCCGGGAGCTCTCTTCCGCCCCGCTGGAGGGCTCCGCCTTCCTGGGGTGCCACCTGGAGCAGCAGGCCCTGCAGGCCGCCCTGTCTCACGGCGCCATGGTGTTCCCGCCGTTCCTCGGGCTGCCCTACCAGCCGTACCGCAGCCACCTCTATACGGTCGAGGAGCTCTACGCGGGCTTCGATCCCTCACGCCCTGGCACCTACGCTGACACGCTGGATGCTCGTATTTACGCCCACTGGGTCACCCAGGGCCGCGCCAGCCCGGTGTCCATCCTCGATACGCTGGCCCAGCGGCTCCATGATCACTCCGTCACGGACGCCATGGAGGAGCTGCTGGCGGGGAATGGGCAGCCTCGCAAGGTGGTGGCCATCATGGGCGGCCACTCCATGCTCCGAGGCCAGCCGGATTACCGCTCGGTGGCGGTGCTCGCGCGCGAGCTGACCCGTCGTGGCTTCTTCATGGTGAGCGGTGGAGGCCCCGGCGCCATGGAGGCCACCCACCTGGGTGCGTGGTTCGCCCGGCGCACCGATGCGGAGCTGGACGCGGCGCTCGCCATCCTCGCGAAGGCCCCGAGCTATAAGGATACTGAGTGGCTCTCTCTCGCCTTCGATGTGCGCACGGCGTTCCCGCTGCGCCCCGAGGACCTCTTGGCCTGCGCGAGCCTGGGCATCCCCACCTGGCACTACGGGCACGAGCCGCCCAACGCCTTCGCCACCATCATCGCCAAGTACTTCGCCAACAGCGTGCGCGAGGAGGGGCTCATCACCATCGCCCGGGGTGGCATCATCTACTCGCCCGGGAGCGCGGGCACCATCCAGGAGATCTTCCAGGACGCCTGCCAGAACCACTACAACACCGTGGGCGTCGTCAGTCCGATGATCTTCCTCGGCCGCGAGTTCTGGACGCGCACCCGGCCCATCTACCCGCTCGTGGCGCAGCTGGCCCAGGGCTACGAGTACGCGCGCTACCTGCGGCTCACGGACTCGGTGGACGAAGTCATCCAGGTGCTGGAGGAGTACGACCGCGACCAGGCCCTGCCGCGCCCGCCCGGCTGAGCGCTCGGGTGTGGCTCGGCGTAGGGCTCGGGTCTGACCGGGAGTACGGGGGCCGGCCGGAAAAGTGCCGGACCGGCGGCAGGGGCTTATCGTCCCCAGTCATGCCAACTCCACATATCTCCGCGGCCGCAGGGGACTTCGCCGAGGTGGTGCTGATGCCCGGCGATCCGCTCCGGGCGCGCTACATCGCCGAGCGCTTCCTCGAGAGCCCTCGCGAAGTGACGGCGGTTCGCAACATGTACGGCTTCACGGGCACGTTCCGGGGCAAGCGGCTCTCGGTGATGGGCCATGGAATGGGCATCCCCTCGCTGTCCATCTACGCCACCGAGCTGGTGACGGAGTACGGCGCGCGCGTGCTCATCCGCGTGGGGAGCTGCGGCGCCATCCGGAAGGACGTGCCCATGCGCAGCGTCATCGTCGCGACGGGGGCGGGGACGGACTCGAAGGTGAACCGGATGCGGATGCTGGACCACGACTTTCCGGCGGTGGCGGACTTCACCCTGGCCCGCCGGGCCGTGGAGGCCGCCGAGCGCATGGGCCGCACGGTGCGCGTGGGCTCCGTCTTCTCCACGGACTTCTTCTACCACCCGCAGAAGAACCTGCTCGACGTGCTCGAGCGCATGGGCATGCTCGCGGTGGAGATGGAGGTGGCCGGGCTCTACGGCGTGGCTGCCGAGTTCGGCGCCCGGGCGCTCGCGCTGCTCACCGTGTCGGATCAGATCCGCCTGGGCGAGCACCTCTCCCCGTCCGAGCGGCAGACCTCTTTCGACGAGATGATCGAGGTCGCCCTGGAGGTGGCCGCCTCGGAGCTCGGCGCAACCCCCTGAGCGGTCAGGTGGGGGGCTCCTCTTGCGCCGGCTCGTT encodes:
- the tnpB gene encoding IS66 family insertion sequence element accessory protein TnpB, with translation MLTLPSAVRIVLATEPVDMRESIDGLMALVRSSFAEDVYSGHLFVFVTRRGEWL
- a CDS encoding DUF4435 domain-containing protein translates to MTFPDQLQQSMQRSVVILHRFLLNVGKLRSGVHAFFEGKTDDSFYGTAIRSHLDPDRKYATYHCGSKRRVHDVRKEINGRVPRGSVALFFTDRDLDRLIPVVYDSFDDVYVTDFYSVENHLVSEEMLECVWGQVFRQELDPASMTPVMEKFREGMAKYCSTMRYVMAWVVVQRRAGTKLNLDDKVSLHELFEVGEDLVASTKIADGDVYKALDSMARCVTNEEQKAQADALAAQFVNEFPKNFVRGRFELWFFMEFLKSLRKWSERQGYRVQAKVELGLANALDVLGPRVRLPISLATFLRRHLGKAELPGAV
- a CDS encoding AAA family ATPase, translated to MRRSIILVARTVSPAKSTQELFMVDDKEPLALKYFRIVGLHGKRTFKIPFDGKRLVLVGENGTGKSTVVSMIYYALTRQWERLDDYEFKAIQIGFSGEEIEIAKADLPELHRGTSRERGPFSSGMYRIAEKYVSRHLKNVISRDQVDKDALARELSEVMGISMRMAVMLVWDVVGGTGVENPAASVNAKLLELFNTTVLFLPTYRRIERDLKAIFPNLEKHIEEFRQSHSRRKDTREYIELVEFGMHDIDIAFGETMSQLKEDLRKGLDALTGEYLRDALKKGYDAADVSLIRELDEPTLNSILGRIDEKFLPSADKESLKKRISSIRTAERVQYDDRVVAHFFGKLIALHKRQADKESSVRAFVDISNKYLENKRVEFDNGNFTIKIVPIDDSGHVNGEPLPPKMLSSGEKQIVSLFTHLFLTSNEGFFVIIDEPELSLSVPWQERFLPDIWGSGRCKGLLAVTHSPFIYSNYEMKDAAHALMEFVEG
- the tnpA gene encoding IS66 family insertion sequence element accessory protein TnpA, whose amino-acid sequence is MTKPADKPQWVRIAEQFEQSGLTQKQFAQQQGLPLSTVQSWVYRRRRQVAAPSAPPVRLLPVEVAAPAMSSAGKMEVLTARGVRVSFAMGTDVSYMARLMAALECPSC
- a CDS encoding FAD-binding oxidoreductase produces the protein MAPSFEPFFAAVREHLGPESVDTTPETVARYGANLLPGGDLPPSGVVYPASAEHVQAVVRLANTHGVTLWPSSTGENRGLGFKSPVRPGQVVVDLGRRMNRIVEIDETLAYAVVEPGVTYAQLYAELGRRGHKLMMDTTSGPPDGGILGNTLDKGAGYTPYFDHFGMSCGYEVVLPTGELLRTSDGGLPGSKTQHLSKYGYGPFLDGLFVQSNLGIVTRMGVWLMPRPPVIRSFFFSFPDDEDLGDIIELVRPLKMNNVVPTLIKVTSDVYAFGTEESYPFEKTAGKTPLPFEVRKELREKYGLGSWLVSGAFYGPSEEAVQPLIERMQAHFMKSGKARYISHAEAEQSRVLKIHISTFSGQPTADEQGLLWWRPGGGATWFLPATPMVGKIASEHQALSRRILSEHGFELAVEYVCGPRMSRALHILLYNRQEAEERQRAARCFLALLKAYAEAGIMVSRAPLDVQQEVMGLLETTPEVLSRLKRALDPAGILAPGKYGIE
- a CDS encoding MGMT family protein, translating into MPLNDERDYYERIYKVVNQIPKGMVATYGDVAAIVGDGCDGRIVGHALGALGPRSVQVAWQRVIGRNGRITTSGLHQPDKLTAEGVQFDERGYVVMERCHWAGPSAEWAQAHGFQQLPKGGAAEDAPDSQLSLF
- a CDS encoding LOG family protein — encoded protein: MTEIETLEAFERHLRSGSPFRNVVIQGLDLRGFTRELSSAPLEGSAFLGCHLEQQALQAALSHGAMVFPPFLGLPYQPYRSHLYTVEELYAGFDPSRPGTYADTLDARIYAHWVTQGRASPVSILDTLAQRLHDHSVTDAMEELLAGNGQPRKVVAIMGGHSMLRGQPDYRSVAVLARELTRRGFFMVSGGGPGAMEATHLGAWFARRTDAELDAALAILAKAPSYKDTEWLSLAFDVRTAFPLRPEDLLACASLGIPTWHYGHEPPNAFATIIAKYFANSVREEGLITIARGGIIYSPGSAGTIQEIFQDACQNHYNTVGVVSPMIFLGREFWTRTRPIYPLVAQLAQGYEYARYLRLTDSVDEVIQVLEEYDRDQALPRPPG
- the deoD gene encoding purine-nucleoside phosphorylase, translating into MPTPHISAAAGDFAEVVLMPGDPLRARYIAERFLESPREVTAVRNMYGFTGTFRGKRLSVMGHGMGIPSLSIYATELVTEYGARVLIRVGSCGAIRKDVPMRSVIVATGAGTDSKVNRMRMLDHDFPAVADFTLARRAVEAAERMGRTVRVGSVFSTDFFYHPQKNLLDVLERMGMLAVEMEVAGLYGVAAEFGARALALLTVSDQIRLGEHLSPSERQTSFDEMIEVALEVAASELGATP